In Streptococcus pneumoniae, the sequence TGTCAATGTGCAAGTACCAAACTTCGACGATTTCTTTACAACCTATGATGTCAAAGAAGGAGACGGAATGTGGCGTTCACCAGAGGAGCGCGTGATTATTTGGTAATACAAAAAATCTAGTCATCAGAAAAAAGGCATCCAATCACGTGTGAAAACCTTGATAGGATGCCTTTTGTAATAGAAAGATTTGCTGGATAGTTTACTTAAATTTCGATTGTCATCATCTTGCTAGAAAAAGGGATTGAAGGCCTTTTCGTGAGCGATAGTAGTAGCTGGACCATGTCCTGGATAGACATCGTAGTTTGGTAGGGTGAAGAGTTGGGTCTGGATACTATGAAGGAGTTGCTCCATGCTACCAGTCGGAAGGTCGGTCCGTCCGATAGTTTCGCGGAATAGAGCATCTCCCGTCAAGACTAGGTGAGCATCAGGAAAGACTAGGGAAACACCACCGATAGAGTGCCCTGGGGTCGGTAGAACCTTAAAACGAAATTCCTCTAGTTGGTATTCTTCGTGAAAGACAAAGGTGTGTTCTGCAGGTTTTGTGACCACATCTGCCATATCATCGTGGCGAGGGAGACCGGAGAGATTATCGACAGGAGTGTAGAGCCAGCTGGCTTCGCTCTCTGCGATATAGACAGGAGGATTGCCAAACGTCTCGCGAACCAAGTCCAGACTCATGATATGGTCATAATGGGCGTGGGTCAAGAGAATAGCACAGATCGGTTTGTTGATCTTCTCGATTGTCTGACGAATGGCTTCCCAATGACTACCAGGATCGACGACGATGAGGTGCTTTTCGCCTTCTAGATAATAGGTATTTTCATAGGCAACAGGATTCACGGTTTTATGGATTTTCATACTAGCTCCAATCTCAAAGAATATACTAATACTCTTCGAAAATCTCTTCAAACCGCGTCAACTTTATCTGCAACCTCAAAGCAGTGCTTTGAACAGCCTGCGGCTAGCTTTCTAGTTTGCTCTTTGATTTTCATTGAGTATAAATTAAGTATAGCACAGTTAGGGAGAATAGGTAAGGATTTAAAATGAACTTAAAAACCAGCATGACTAGATGAAGACAGGCTGGTTATCAATTTATCAATATTGGAAAGGTGTCAATTGCCCTTCATAGGTTGCATAAACTCCGTCATTAGCTTGTTTGATAGACGTGATGTTTAGAGTGCTACCGTAGTTGGCTTCTCATTTGTCGCTATATTCACTATAAGTTATCCTACTGGGCAGGTTCTGGTCGTTAGCATAGTATTGAACGAGTTTTTTATAGCTTTGCTGGCTGAATAGGAACAGGCAGCAAACTCCTAACATTAGGAGAGCAAAGATAGAAATAGCAGTTTTTTTCATAGGTATTCTCCTTATAAACTAAAGGATAGAAGAAAGTATCTTGAGGATTTTTATACTCTTCAAAAATCTCTTCAAACCGCGTCAACGTCGCCTTGCCGTATATATGTGACTGACTTTGTCAGTCTTATCTACAACCTCAAAGCAGTGCTTTGAGCAACCTGCGGCTAGTTTCCTAGTTTGCTCTTTGATTTTCATTGAGTATTAATTCCAAAATCCAGTCAAGGTACCAGTGTATGTGATACGAGTTCCACCGTTTATCTTTCGTATCTTCAATGGAATTGGGGAAATCAGAAAGTCTTTGGGTTACAATATGGTTTCCGTTCTTCTATCTCTCCTTCTATCACCTAAGTTTAAAATCTAACTTCGTAGTATATTATGGGCTAATAATTCAGAATTATCAAGCAATTTTGAATTATTTTTTTCTTATTCTGTTCCAATCTAGTTTTCATATTCTTAAAAAAGTGATAAAATGGTAGGAAGAATTGGAGAGTAGAGATGCCGAAAGAAGTGAATTTAACAGGCGAAGAAGTTGTCGCTTTAACCAAAGAATATTTAACGGAAGAGGATGTTCATTTTGTCCATAAGGCCTTGGTCTATGCTGTTGAATGCCACAGTGGTCAATATCGCAAATCAGGCGAGCCTTATATCATTCACCCTATCCAAGTGGCAGGTATTTTAGCTAAGCTAAAGCTGGATGCTGTAACAGTAGCTTGTGGATTCTTGCATGATGTGGTGGAAGATACAGATGCGACCTTGGACGATTTGGAAAGAGAGTTTGGTCCTGATGTGCGGGTGATTGTTGACGGAGTTACCAAGCTTGGCAAGGTCGAGTACAAATCGATCGAGGAGCAATTAGCGGAAAATCATCGCAAGATGCTCATGGCCATGTCTGAGGACATCCGCGTTATTTTGGTCAAACTGTCTGACCGCTTGCACAATATGCGGACCCTGAAACATCTTCGAAAAGACAAGCAGGAGCGTATTTCCAAAGAAACCATGGAAATCTATGCCCCACTTGCCCATCGTTTGGGGATTTCCAGTGTCAAATGGGAATTAGAAGACTTGTCTTTCCGTTATCTCAATCCAACGGAGTTTTACAAGATTACCCATATGATGAAGGAAAAGCGCAGGGAGCGTGAGGCCTTGGTGGATGAGGTAGTCACAAAATTAGAGGAGTATACGACAGAACGTCACTTGAAAGGGAAGATTTATGGTCGTCCCAAGCATATTTACTCAATTTTCCGCAAAATGCAGGACAAGAGAAAACGGTTTGAGGAAATCTATGATCTGATTGCTATTCGTTGTATTTTAGATACCCAAAGTGATGTTTATGCCATGCTTGGTTACGTGCATGAATTTTGGAAACCGATGCCAGGTCGCTTCAAAGACTATATTGCCAACCGCAAGGCCAATGGTTATCAGTCTATCCATACGACTGTTTATGGACCAAAAGGGCCGATTGAATTCCAGATTCGAACCAAGGAAATGCACGAGGTGGCTGAGTATGGGGTTGCGGCTCACTGGGCTTATAAGAAAGGTATAAAGGGGCAAGTTAACAGCAAGGAATCAGCTATTGGAATGAACTGGATCAAGGAGATGATGGAGCTCCAAGATCAGGCTGATGATGCTAAGGAATTTGTGGACTCTGTTAAGGAAAACTATCTGGCTGAGGAGATTTACGTTTTTACCCCAGATGGAGCTGTCCGTTCCCTTCCCAAAGATTCAGGACCGATTGATTTTGCCTACGAAATCCATACCAAGGTCGGTGAAAAAGCAACTGGTGCCAAGGTCAATGGCCGCATGGTTCCACTGACAACCAAGTTAAAGACAGGGGATC encodes:
- a CDS encoding RelA/SpoT family protein: MPKEVNLTGEEVVALTKEYLTEEDVHFVHKALVYAVECHSGQYRKSGEPYIIHPIQVAGILAKLKLDAVTVACGFLHDVVEDTDATLDDLEREFGPDVRVIVDGVTKLGKVEYKSIEEQLAENHRKMLMAMSEDIRVILVKLSDRLHNMRTLKHLRKDKQERISKETMEIYAPLAHRLGISSVKWELEDLSFRYLNPTEFYKITHMMKEKRREREALVDEVVTKLEEYTTERHLKGKIYGRPKHIYSIFRKMQDKRKRFEEIYDLIAIRCILDTQSDVYAMLGYVHEFWKPMPGRFKDYIANRKANGYQSIHTTVYGPKGPIEFQIRTKEMHEVAEYGVAAHWAYKKGIKGQVNSKESAIGMNWIKEMMELQDQADDAKEFVDSVKENYLAEEIYVFTPDGAVRSLPKDSGPIDFAYEIHTKVGEKATGAKVNGRMVPLTTKLKTGDQVEIIANPNSFGPSRDWLNMVKTSKARNKIRQFFKNQDKELSVNKGREMLMAQFQENGYVANKFMDKRHMDQVLQKTSYKTEDSLFAAIGFGEIGAITVFNRLTEKERREEERAKAKAEAEELVKGGEVKVENKETLKVKHEGGVVIEGASGLLVRIAKCCNPVPGDDIVGYITKGRGVAIHRVDCMNLRAQENYEQRLLDVEWEDQYPSSNKEYMAHIDIYGLNRTGLLNDVLQVLSNTTKNISTVNAQPTKDMKFANIHVSFGIANLSTLTTVVDKIKSVPEVYSVKRTNG
- a CDS encoding MBL fold metallo-hydrolase, translated to MKIHKTVNPVAYENTYYLEGEKHLIVVDPGSHWEAIRQTIEKINKPICAILLTHAHYDHIMSLDLVRETFGNPPVYIAESEASWLYTPVDNLSGLPRHDDMADVVTKPAEHTFVFHEEYQLEEFRFKVLPTPGHSIGGVSLVFPDAHLVLTGDALFRETIGRTDLPTGSMEQLLHSIQTQLFTLPNYDVYPGHGPATTIAHEKAFNPFF